One window of Streptomyces sp. MMBL 11-1 genomic DNA carries:
- a CDS encoding phosphotransferase, which yields MSGAQRHTEPLDVHLIAVRDGADGPEVLLSRRAGGVYAAGCWHLVSGHLDGPWEDTVAALVREAREESGVVIDPADVRAAVTVHHRSPVGDARIGMFFEVRRWKGAPGVMEPQVCDAMGWFSFDALPEPMVAYCRAGLDAYRAGARMAVHFQEPGDPIAYDRSVDRLVLVPEPAARGTAPEQAVRAFAEQAVGRITAWTDVSWARKESRVWRATGAEGGEWYVKIHQNDRFHQREVDALRSWVPGIGAAAPRLVAVDPALRAVVLTAVGGRTLHGAVHPPEQQRLIFHRIGQLAASIHRSTPPRPAADSLPVAKLERHLAGALPRLAPGDEKFIRATAERAAGLAPLETVVTHGDFQYRNLRWDEKADTLYVIDFERSEPGPAVRDFVRLSDAWHGRPDLFQALMDGYGRRFTPEEEAQFTVLSVLDAVSGIAYGDPELVERGLRTLARLRTAQRP from the coding sequence GTACGCGGCGGGCTGCTGGCATCTCGTGTCCGGGCATCTGGACGGCCCGTGGGAGGACACGGTCGCCGCCTTGGTGCGCGAGGCCAGGGAGGAGTCCGGTGTCGTCATCGACCCGGCCGATGTCCGGGCGGCTGTCACTGTGCACCACCGCTCCCCCGTCGGCGATGCCCGGATCGGGATGTTCTTCGAGGTGCGGCGGTGGAAGGGCGCCCCGGGGGTTATGGAGCCCCAGGTGTGCGACGCCATGGGGTGGTTTTCCTTCGACGCCCTGCCGGAGCCGATGGTGGCGTACTGCCGGGCCGGGTTGGATGCCTACCGAGCCGGCGCGCGGATGGCCGTGCACTTCCAGGAGCCCGGCGACCCGATCGCCTACGACCGGTCCGTCGACCGGCTGGTCCTGGTCCCCGAACCCGCCGCACGCGGAACGGCCCCGGAGCAGGCGGTGCGAGCGTTCGCCGAGCAGGCGGTCGGCCGGATCACCGCGTGGACGGACGTGTCCTGGGCGAGAAAGGAAAGCCGCGTGTGGCGGGCGACCGGCGCCGAGGGCGGCGAGTGGTACGTCAAGATTCACCAGAACGACCGCTTCCACCAGCGGGAAGTGGACGCCCTGCGCAGCTGGGTCCCCGGCATCGGGGCGGCCGCTCCCCGGCTGGTAGCCGTCGACCCCGCGCTGCGGGCCGTCGTGCTCACCGCGGTGGGCGGCCGAACCCTGCACGGCGCTGTCCACCCGCCCGAACAGCAGCGCCTCATCTTCCACCGTATCGGGCAGCTTGCCGCTTCCATCCACCGCAGCACTCCACCCCGGCCGGCCGCCGACAGTCTGCCGGTGGCGAAGTTGGAGCGGCACCTGGCCGGTGCCCTGCCTCGTCTCGCGCCCGGCGACGAGAAGTTCATCCGCGCCACCGCCGAGCGGGCTGCCGGCCTGGCCCCCTTGGAGACCGTGGTTACACACGGTGACTTTCAGTACCGCAATCTGCGCTGGGACGAGAAGGCCGACACCCTCTACGTGATCGACTTCGAGCGGTCGGAACCCGGCCCGGCCGTGCGGGACTTCGTGCGGCTCTCCGATGCCTGGCACGGGCGGCCCGACCTCTTCCAGGCACTGATGGACGGCTACGGCCGCCGATTCACGCCTGAGGAAGAGGCCCAGTTCACGGTCTTGTCCGTCCTGGATGCCGTCTCCGGCATCGCCTACGGGGATCCCGAGCTGGTGGAGCGCGGCCTGCGCACCCTGGCCCGGCTGCGCACCGCGCAGCGCCCCTGA